The nucleotide window TTTTGCAATATTTGATTGACCATTTAAGTATCGAAGACTTGTCATGTTTAGTGGGCAGAAACGCATGCTGGTTTGATTAAAATTCCAGAGGCTTATATTTATTACTACAGAGTACCAAAGTATGTGCTAGGAGATCACAATACAGATGAAAAACTTGGTCATTGACCTAGAGAGCTTACAAACTAAAGCCTCAACACTGCAGTTTGGTCTGTGCTGACTGGTGCCTATGCACACTCTAGCGCAGAACTGGGGTTCAATATCAGACACCGCACAACAGAGTAAGATGACTATTACTCAGGCTAGTACACAGCATGGAATAAAGGAGAATGGAGGTTATGTTATTTAAACTAAAATGTGTTGGCTACTTCTAAATTGTGCAAGAAGTAGATTTTAAGAAGGGATCCGAATAGAGAAAGGGATAGTGGCCCTGCAGACCATCTCAAGAAATCTATTCCAGCCATAGGGGTGACATGATGGAGTAATGTTCTTTTAGTCTACATCCTGCAGTGCACAAAATCAGTTTTCAAGACTTCTCTACTAAGAGGCAGGTCTCCCTGCCAACCATAGATGACTCATGCCTCCCCATACTGAGGGGGAGGTGGGCACAATCTAAAGAGGAGGACACATTACCACCTTGCATGTCTCCTTTGCCCAgtgacaccccctccccagcctgggtgcTCTCCCTACCCCATATTACatgtgggggctgctggggacaggggcccAAGCATGCTGGGGGGGCAGGTGCAGTGGGAGAACAgagcccttctccctcctccgCAGGCCAATCTAGGGCAATGGCAATTGTGAAAAAGGATGAATAAAACCCCACATGCCCCACCTATGCGTCGCTTCTGCTGCCAACTCCAGCTGACCACTACCACTCTTAAAATTGTCATTCTACTCACCTGCTGTTTCCTTGGTACTCAGGGGCTCCATTCTGCTTAGGCTTGGTCTCTGGAGGTTTCGATTTGAAGTAGTTTACAAAACCACCAAAGACACTCTTAATGCTGTTTATGTGTCTCTGACTAATCTTTAAATCCTGCTCCATTTTATCCACCATTCGTTCAGTGCGCTTTAGTGCCTCACCCTGACGTACAAGTTCCTAAAGGGAAATAGAAAACCGGAAGTTAGTTAAGTCAAGGGATAGACTGTGATGTCAATGATGTTAACATTTAGGAATAAGCTTTCAAGAGCTGCATTTCCCCTTTTCAGTCTAGCAGGCTGTGTTTTATGGATAATTATATAGAATTGCTGTACATCTCCTTAGCATGTAAGAGATCCTCTTTGTTTATCATACATGCATTTAAAGTGTCACAGCTTTAAGATATTGTTCTTACTCAGGAGAGCCAGTTAGATGGAAACAGGAAGCCAGAATACTGAATCCTTCCTGAAATTTGAGTTAAGCCCTCTTTGCTTACATATGTCTAGACTACTCGACAAGTTATATTAATCCCCATCCATGAAATGCTACTTCCAATATTTTGTAACCTTATaaattagaggggaaaaaagatatTATATATGTGGAAATCATATATAAAATTTCAATTTCCTGGCCCATCAATAACCCTTAAACACCCCTTTTTAACTGCTGTTATATACCATAGCTTTGTGAaaaacacctctaccccgatataacgcaacctgatacaacacgaattcggatgtaatgcggtaaagcagtgctctagtggatcaaagtaagttcgatAAAAcgaggtttcacctataacgcagtaagattttttggctctcgaggagagtgttatatcgaggtagaggtgtacatgtaGATTTAAGAAGCTATTTTATTCTCATTCTACCTGCAGAGTTTTGattaatgtcaatgggagattCTCACAAGAATCAAAGATAAATATAGTGCAAGTTTTCTTACATTTTAAACCCGCTGTTCTCCAGATTCTAACTTTCCTCTGTgtgattattatttgttttatgcTGGTGCCTAGAGGCCTCAACTGACCTTGGGGCCCATTGCACAAGGTGCTGTTTGAAGTCTctgaggagtttacagtctaaagagacagacaaagggcttgtctacatcagaaagttgcagcgctggtgagggagttacagcgctgcaacttaggaggtgtacacatctgcagggcaccaccagcgctgcaactccctgtttgcagcgctggccgtactcccgttttgtctcgggtgtagaggatccagcgctggtgatccagcgctggtaatcaaatatagacacttaccagcgcttttcttgacctccgtggaataagcaggtatcccagcatacctgaggaagcctctggtaatcaagctggtctccttccccggtttgctctcgcgttccccgaaccccgagcaagcaggtctccttccctgcggtttgctgggtggttccgggaacgcgagagcaaaccgggaaaggagaccagcttcgccgcggtttgctctcgcgttccccgaacaagcaggtctccttccctgcggtttgcagggtggttccgggaaacgcgagagcaaaccgcggcgaagctggtctccttccccgcggtttgctctcgcgttccccgaacccccgagcaagcaggtctccttccccgcggtttgctgggtggttcgggaacgcgagagcaaaccgggaaaggagaccagcttcgctgcggtttgctctcgcgttctccgaaccaccctgcaaaccgcagggaagaagacctgcttgttcggggaacgcgagagcaaaccgcggcgaagctggtctcctttctcggtttgctctcgcgttccccgaaccccgagcaagcaggtctccttccctgcggtttgcagggtggttcgggaacgcgagagcaaaccgggaaaggagaccagcttcgccgcggtttgctctcgcgttccccgaacaagcaggtcttcttccctgcggtttgcagggtggttcgggaacgcgagagcaaaccgggaaaggagaccagcttcgccgcggtttgctctcgcgttccccgaacaagcaggtctccttccctgcggtttgcagggtggttccggaacgcgagagcaaaccgggaaaggagaccagcttcgccgcggtttgctctcgcgttccccgaaccaccctgcaaaccacagggaaggagacctgcttgctcggggttcggggaacgagagagcaaaccgggaaaggagaccagcttcgccgcggtttgctctcgcgttccccgaacctcccttgaagccgcccaacagcgctgcagtgtggccacatctaacaccacttgcagcgctggttgctgtaagtgtggccactctgcagcgctggccctatacagctgtactaatacagctgtaacaaccagcgctgcaaaattttagatgtagacatggccaaagagTGGATGGGAAACAGTGGCACAGAAAGAAGTGACTTgggcaaggtcacacagcaggtcactggcagagccaagaacagaacagCACTCTCCTAGGTCCCAGCCTAGCGCTATATCCACTAGACCAGTGgcccccaacgtggtgcctgcgggtaccatggcacccgctggggcatttacgtgcacccgcctagtgcccagcagggaagagaagaCGCAGCCCCGCACAAAAGTGGAGCAGCAGAATTAGTTTCACTTTCCTATTCCTTCGTACAAGCTCAGTAGAAAAGTGGAAACAACAAGATTCCTTATTAATTTAATTCTGTCTTCAGCATTAGATGCATGTAAACAAAAGCGACAAAAACTTGACAATTACATTTCAGGGCGGTGACAGTTGTGAAAAAGGATGACTAAAAGCTTCCAGGAAGAGGAGGATAACCAATAAAAGAGAAAGCAAAAAATGCAGACAGAGGAAAACAGACATGCTTGAACAAAAAAAAGTGTCTCTTTCTCCCTAAAGTATTTCTAAGGCGTCTAGCCCTGTGGCACTAAAATCAAGAACTGCCAACTCCAGCGCAAGGCAACTGTAGCCTTCATTAGCTCTACAGTTCTTATTAAGAAATGCCAACTTCCTGCCACCTACTGTGAACAAGATCTAGAAACTTGTTATAGTCACAATTTTTATCAGGTCCTAACACCTTTATCTGCCCTTGCTCAGGTGTGTTACATTGTACCATGGAAGTACAGAACTGAAAAGAGATTACTAATGCAGAATCTATGCTAGTGAGGCAAGTAATGCTGTTAGAATTATTTCAATTCCTGGCTGACATTTTCACTAACAAAGGGTACCATTTTCACACTAATAGTCTGCACTAGGTCATTCAGAAAGGATCCATTGATATAAGAAAACCACACTAACATTTTTCTAAGAGTCTTTTCCGCATTAACTGATTCCTACAGCCTATGCTTTTAAAATTCTAAAGCACACAGGTATGCAGTTTGATATTTCAATGGCTTAATGATAGGCAGCCAGAATCCATCTGCTTGCAGTTGCTTTAATGAAAAACAGAACTGCTGTCCATATTGTCTCCTAGATTTACCAAATTTTAGATGACCAGTTTTATAGTGTCTTTTTACTTTATGTTTCCCCACTCCAGCAACCACTTCTGTGCCATTCAGACTCTACCATTAACACTAAATCAGGCCTGCATGGCAAATTTCTTTCAGATTTTCAGTAACAGACCAAAATTGTTTTGTGATAAGGGTTGGATTTTTCCTTCCACTATTAGAGAATTTTTCTCGAAATGTGCATATTGAAGAGTTCACTATCTTTAATCAAGTTACTCATGCAAGTTATTATAGACAACTATATGACTTGTGTATATGTATTCCCTCAGAATAGTATATGCAAACATTGCTACCATTTGAGCAAACATCCTCTCTCAACAGATGATGCAGCCCAGAAGACCAAATTAGTGACTCAAGATACTTGGAATAGGTATCATCACCACTTATTCTGAAACATCACCATCAGACTAAGGGAAATAATTAACAGGGATGAGTCTAAGCACATTGCATTGTATGCTATATTAGTTACAGGCCACAGCTTAACAGGAAAAAGAAGAAGGTCTATCAGACTTTACCCAGGTAGAACAATCATTTTCAACAAACAATTGTGGTAACAGAATACCTAGATAGGTTTTGCTAATTTTTAATTGGCATTTTTATCAAAATACAGTTACACATCAGACTAATGTTATCAGAGTCTTAATCAGACCCTATAAAGGAAAGTTTCATTGAGAGAGCTCAGGTTCGCTCTCCTTAAGACTTTAAAGAAGCCAAGGAACCTGCAActtggatttaaaaacaaaacaaaacacaaagcacaaaacaaacaaacaaacaaaaaaaactaactagggggaaggatagctcagtggtttgaacaatggcctgctaaacccagggctgtgagttcaatccttgagtgggccacttagggatctggggcaaaatcagtacttggtgctgctggtgaaggcagggggctggacttgatgactttcagggtcccttccagctctatgagagagagctatatggagatatacctaactAAGTTTCTTTGCCATTATCACCTCCCAGCCCTGGCAACAATGAACAATTTTTACAGACTACCAAGAGAAACTAATATGAGTGTTTGATAAAAGACCTATAAAGTTTTCACCTTAAACCCCTTTAAATACAGTTTATAAAGCAGTTCACAATGACAGCAAGCAAAATATTGGCAGTTAAGGCTTTTTAAGGTAttgaactagatttttttttcccctggtttCAGGTGTTTTTGGAAGTTTGTGTAGACTACGCAGACATTTAATAAGACCAGTAGGCCAATACGGACCTTTTTGATATGGTTAGTTAAAAGCTGAAGCCACTCAGCATGAATATATTGTCACAATCAAACTTGTCTCCTGATCCTGCACTCATTTAGCCCCATGCTACTCTACTGAGGAAAGTCACATACATGCTTAAATGTTTACAAGATGTGGGCCTGACTGGTCTCTTTATCTTTAGAGTTAATATTGCTGAATGTGTCTAATATGTGACTGAATAAACCAGAAGAGAACTTACATGAAGTTTTTATTATATCTTGTATAAAATCAACATTACTGTCATGAAGAACTTACCTCTGATGTGGCTACTCCAATTTGCTCAGATTCATAAATGAGGGAAAGAGATCTATTAGTGCTGTCCTCTGTGGCCTGAGCCCGCCTCAGAACTTCCTGCTGAAGATACCTCTGTTTATTTGTAGCCTCCCTACCTTGCCTTTCAGTAGGGTCATCAAAGATGTCATTTCCATTGTTCCACTTCACTGGCTTCaaatcttcatcatcatcatcatcatcaaagggATTATAGTTTTTTGTGTAAGATGACATAATGCCAGTTCTTGTTTTCTCCCTTTGCTATAGTTTGAGTGAAACTAAAGATAAGTGAGGTTGAAGTCACACTGGCATTCCCAGGGCCTACAGCAACTGCTTTGTTTCAGAGGGATTGAATCCTCAATGGGATGAAAAATCTCTATCTGTAAAGGAAACATTTATCTTTAAAAGACTGAGTTAAAAAAAACTGTTCACAAAAGTACAAAAATAGAAGTTGTGATATGAGCCACGGAAGATACATAAGGGAGAGAGGAGCAAATACATTATATATCTAGGTGGGAAATTGCATCTTGGTAATTCAGTTCCTTCCCCCAGTATAACAAACTCCGCTTCTGGGGCATAATGGATCTCTCCATTGCAAGGTAAAACTCATCTGTGCAGGAAACTGCAAATTCTCAGGGACTGGTTCAAGACTGCAGAACAAATTCCCACAGGATCTACAAGCCATCATAGATTGCGCCACCTTCTGTTTCAAGCATAATAGATACTTATTTAACATTGCTTTTGCTAATACTTACTCATAGCACAGTGTACATAtaatttataaaacaaaacattacacTGCATGTTAAATTTTCCCCtggggaagaggatgagagaaagaatGAGCCACACATGACAGATATTAGTCACGTTGCTCAATACGCTActagaaggtgctcagatactatgctgAGGAGGCAGTAGAAAAACCTGTAGAGAACAAACTAAACAAATCACAGTAGACTACTCTCTCCTTTGCGATGTAAAATGGGGAAGAGGAATAGACTAAACAAATCACAGTGGATTTAtctactcccaccttttcatgttctctgtatgtatagatATATATCTTTTTACTATatgctccattctatgcatccaaaaaagtgggctgtagcccatgaaagcttatgctcaaataaatttgttagtcagcAAGAGTTTCATCACTGTATTACAAAACACAGCATTGCTCTCTTCACATTGTTAACGTTTATGTTCTTTAACAGCGGACAGTGTAAAGCATTTTCTATGAAAGGAGTTCAGCTTGCAGTAGATTTTAGTTTATGCTTAAACACAATTCTCATctcctaaggtgccacaagtattcctgttctttttgtggatacagcctAACACggatgctactctgaaacctagcaTTACTCTTTGACAATCATTAAAGTAATTCCAAACACAAAACTACTGCAGTTGCACTGGCATTCACCCTGTTTTGACAGATACCACGGGACAGCTAAACCCTCTCTCTCATGGAGCCTCCTGCTAGCTAGCTCTTGCCTTCTCCTCCCGGACCTGTCACACTGCAGATGGGAGAGCCTCGCAACTCCGCCGGGGACAGGGCTTTTCCCTGATGTAAGATGATGGGGCCcagatccccagctctgccccgctgtgggcagctgcctgggaagCTCTCAGGCATTACTCTGCAGTCGTGGCCGGGGGGCGCGATCCTAACGCACGGACCGCCCCGCCAGCACCACCCCGGGGTACGTGGCGTGTATCATCGCCCCACACAGCTGGGGACCCGGCCggaggggggggggtgggaatccTAAAGCACGGACCCCCCCCGCCAGCACCACCCCGGGGTACGTGGCGTGTATCATCGCCCCACACAGCTGGGGACCCGGCCGGAGGGGGGGGTGGGAATCCTAACGCACGGACCCCCCCGCCAGCACCACCCCGGGGTACGTGGCGTGTATCATCGCCCCACACAGCTGGGGACCCGGCCGGAGGGGGGGGGTGGGAATCCTAAAGCACGGACCCCCCCCGCCAGCACCACCCCGGGGTACGTGGCGTGTATCATCGCCCCACACAGCTGCGGAACCCCAGACAAACGCGCAGCGcggtcccctccccccgccgtCCATCGGGAAGCCCCACGCCCCTTGCGTCTCCCAGACGCCCCCACTCCCGGCGCTccgggccccaacccctcggagCCGGGACACCGCCCCTCGCAGGGGCCACGGAGCCGCTCCCCCCGAAGGGCCTGTGACCGAGATCACCTCCTGGCCTCGCTCCCGTGGTGAGGGGCCGAGCCGGGCGGCCGGTTCACTACACCGGCCCTCACGCACCCGCTGCTACCGCCGCCAGGGACCCCGACTCCCGCCCGAGCGGCGCCAGCACCCGCTGGTCTCCTCCACCCCGTGACTCCTGGCTTAAACCATCGCTACCCCTGCGCAGGGGAAGCGGCTGGAACAAACTATCACTACccgcgggtgggggtgggggtgaaaccATTCTAGCCTGGGGAAGCGGGAACCGCCGGGCTGGGACTAGGATAATCCATTCTAGCACTGGAGTGGGGGGTGTGGTTTGAGAGTTGGGATAATCCATTGCCCGTGAGTGGATGGGTTTCCAGTCCGGAAGTGAAGTCTACCTAGGCGCCGCCATATGTGTTACCTGATTGGAGCCCGGACTCCCGCGGGGAGTGGGGGATGCTCGCGAGAGGAGTGGCGAGGGAGCGGATAACATCGTAGGGTCCGCTCCACCCTGCGGCTGGCCCGCAATATGTCGGCCCTGGTGGCGGCGGCTGCTGCCGGGTTTGCGTGTAGGGGAAGCGGCCCCGGCTCCAGCTCTGGTTCGGGCTCCTCACGGGGCTTTTATTTCAACACGGTGCTGTCGCTGTCCCGCTCGCTGGCCGTGCAGAGACCCGCTCCCCTGGAGAAGGTAACTGGGGGGGTCGAGCCCTCcctttgctcctcccacccctcttGGGGTGGCAGGTGTCATGTATGTGGGGCGCCAGGGAGTGTCACGTATGTGAGTTGTACGTCATGTATGTGGGGCAACGTGTGTCCCGTGGAGGGGGCGGGGACGTGTTATGCATGGAGGTCGGTGCGCGTCCTGTGGTAGGTGTCATGCATGGAGGAAACAGGGTTTTATGTCTGGGGGTGCTGCGTGTGTCATACATGTTGGGATGGTGGGGGGATGCATGTCATGTGAGGCAGCGTGTGTGTCTCCTGTGAGGAGCTGGGTGTCATGCCTGGGGATGTAGTCAGTGTGTGGTGAAGGCGGTGTATCAGGGTTTCTATGTCTCTGTGTGGATGCTGAATCTATGCATAATATTCATGTAGCTCACCTATAGGGAAACCAAGCTAAGAAGAGCTTGACAGAAACTGGTTTCAGGTTATGAACGTTGATTGTTcagtaagattttcaaaatatcccagtggttttgtttttgaagaGCACTTGTTGAGAGAAAGTTTTTCCCAGGGACCTAAGGAACTTTGTTTTTTAAGGGGaattagcacaggggttctcagactggggatcGGAACCCCTCAGGGCATCATGAGGTTCTTACATgaggggggtcacaagctgtcagcctccagtcGAAACCACGCTTTGCTTCCAGCACTtataatggtgtcaaatttataaaaaaaagtgtCTTTAATGCCTGGTATTAGTATGTAGTGGAACTAGGAATGTATAAGGCTAGGTTGATGGCAAGTGTGCTGTTGCAACAGGTTTTTTTAGCATAGTTAGACTAGGCATAGGAAGTCTCCCAAGGGTGCTGAGTAGGACATGGTACCTGTGGAGCATCAGTTTGGTCTAGGACTTTAGACCTATGGATTTGTCTTTGTTAGGCTTCTTACCTTGAGTTAATTGGCAATCAGTTTAAAAAGGTCTAGTGAAAGCAAGCCTATGAGAGCAAAGCCTAAATATATGAATGTTAGGCCTGGAATAGGTTGTTAATGCAGATGTTTATTGCTCACAAAGAACAGTTGGCTCGTAGgagctctttttgttttgtaCTACGTAACAATGATAAAACGAGAAGTTATAATTTACTAGATTATTATTACATATAAAATTGTTTGAACCAAAACATAAATTAATGGGTAGTTgagttttccaaaatgaaaattctGCATTAATGTAAACAACAGTATCTGATGTGTCCTTAGCTAATTCTTGTACATTTTTagaattaattttgtttggtgGACCACCGAGACGTCTATCTCTGATGTGGTAGTCAACTAAAAATAAAGTCCTCTCATTGCAGATTCACCAGTATTTAGAGTGTTTTATGGGAACCTGGGTTAGGATTATTATTTGATTTTAAGGGATGCTGTCAGATTATAGGTAAATAAATTTGTTGTGTTGTTAACTACCCAAGATtactaaaaataaaggaaaataacgactttttttttactatttgaacAATTTTATACGATGCAGAACATTAATTGTCAGTATGCTATGAATAATGTAGTTAGGAGATAGGATGCGTTCGTAGGATCGTCGGCAGTACTGTGATGGTTAAGGTTCCCAGAATTAGCTCCAgtaatggctattagacaagatggtcagggatgcaacctcgtGGTTTGAGTTtccttaaacctctgacttccagaaactggaactggatgacaggggatggatcactggagaATTGGcaagttctgttcattccctcggaagaatttgtcattggccactgttggaagacaggagacgGGTAAATGAATCATTAATtagcctgacccagtatggccattcttattttgtTACAATGAACAAGTCCCAGGTGGAAGTCATAAGACACAATGCctaacttcttttaaaaaaaatattatttaaaatgcagGCACATTGTTAATATAACAAAAATTTACATTTATGCCTACTTTCTATACAACCATCCACTTCTGACATGCACATTCGAAAACTATGGCCCTATCAGTGATTATGAAGTCTTAAGATAAATCGGCACCCCAGCATACAATATAGTTCTATGCAGAAGACCAAACATACTGAGACTACCAGGCACAGAGCTTACTAATGTGAATGCTTACTTCTCATTTAAGTAAACTACTCAGAATATTAAGCAATATGCTTGGTATTAACTGTTGGCAGGAACAGGCTCTTAGACTGCAAGCCCGGTGGAGTAAATTCCAAGCCTCCCCAGTTTTCTTCACACTGATGGTGCTTACCGGACAATGTCACCTTCGATTTTGACCCAAAATaaatttcataaaaataaatattttcccaaagtgcttgaGAAAAGAACTATAACAACTAAAGAACCTTAAAGTGAAAttcagtgtgtatgtgtgggggggagtgAAACTGATTTATTTTCTGTTGTCCTTAAATTGTgggaaatgcaaaaagtaaacaaagagcataaaaataaactggatttttttttatttcacataATAACCTATGGTGTTCTTTTAATAACATCAGTCAAAACAATGTCATTTGTGTGGTAtggtaaaatattttaacagtaaGCAATGCTCAACCTTAACCATCACAcctgagtggtgtggagaaagcttTTGTGgtggccactgcacattgagcagattttACCAGAGAACTATTGACAATGACTCTGAGATATTTCTGGATTGATAACGgcaaatttagaccccataattttatatgtatagttgggattgtgttttccaatgtgcatcactttgcacttatcaacactgaatttcatttgctgttttgTCACCCAGtcaaccagttttgtgagatccctttgtaagtcTTAGCTAAATCCAAAGTGGACTGcgatcttgagtaattttatatcgtctgcaaatttgccacctcactgttcacccttttttttttcagatttttttaatcaatGTGTTGAACAACACAAGATCCTGGGGGGACACTGCTTTTATGCTTCTGTATTATAAATTAATGCATATTGTTTGggaacctttttaaaaactgttctgtGTTAGAGAAGTTTGGATGAGAGAACCATGAGATACAGTGATTTGAAAATCTTAATTGCAAATGAAAAGACACTTATCCAGTAAGACATATTGAGTATTCTTATATAATAGTTCATAATAAAAGTAACTTCTttcctttctggtcttacagtAGAAAATACCCCTTTTTGGATATTAAAATACTTGGTCAACATTTTTTCAACCTgactgcctaaagttaggcacttaagtaAGAAGTGACCTGACAGACAAAGGTACTGAGCACCTCTTTTCTGTTGACATCAGTAGgatctgtgggtgctcagcacctttgaaagtcAGGCCATTTTGATGACTTACCTTTATATGTTTCTCCTTTTAAGTAATGTTCATTTTCGGTATGTAAAGCAGACATCTGTGAGATTTGATGTATTCTGTGCTCGTGTATTCAGTAGATATGAAAGCAGATACTACAGTAGTAGGCAAGGTAATGGtagaataatacttagctctgGCAGCTTGTTCTGTTACGTGGTTACAAGGGTTTGAACAATCTATCCCACCCAGCTAGGCAATACTGCTTGCTTTAGCAATACTGTGTATGAAGAAAGCATTGCTGTAGCAATGACAACATCTGCTTCCATCCATGGTTAAGAAAAGGTTTCTGTATTAAGGGGAGATGAGCAAATATAATAATATATAGCCCTATTGTAGAAGAAAATAGTTAATTTACACTAAGTATAAAAATGAACAGTTGGTATCCACTCTTTCCTTTCTTACTAAACATCATTCTTCACTTCCACTGGAACCTGGTTATTTTCATTAAAAGGCTGAATAATAAAGGACATTTGGTGTGGAATTGACTCTTTGAATTGACTTAATGCAGGAAACTCAGTGTTCTGCCCTGAAAAACATTAGTGATGGCGCTGGGGGTTACCCAGGGGAAATTGTGGAAGCCCCATTGCCTGGTATGTTTAAAACACGAGAGAATGTACTGTATGGAAAAATGCTACTTTGGCAGGGGAATGGCACAATGACCTTTTAGGTCTCTTGCATCTCTGATTTCTAAGAATGAAAACTCAGGGCTTTTAATTTGGTTTTCTTAAGCTATATCTACGTTATAAACGAGGGGTGTCATTCCTGTGCTTGTGTGCACGTATTCAAAGTAGTTCAGTGAGAGCTTGCAGAAatataaatagtagtgtagcttcGGTAGCGTGGGCAGTGGCAATGGAGGCagtttcaggtgggtttgtactttgCACAGCTCAGCCATGCCTCTGCTGTTGCTGCCCATACTACCATAGCTCTGCTTTCTCATTGAACTAGTGCGACTCTGTATGTGAGCTAGTTCATAGTGTAGACAGCCATAGGATCACTTGTGGGTATTGGCAGTCATAGTTTTAATGTGTGCATTATGTGTTCCTTAGTGTGGTGTTCTAATaatccttttttttcccctctctttgcaGGTACAGAAGCTACTATGTATGTGCCCAGTGGATTTCCATGGGATTTTCCAACTAGATGAGCGCCGCAGAGATGCTGTGATTGCTTTGGGAATTTTTCTCATTGAGTCTGACCTTCAGGTACAACTTTCTCCCTCATTTTAACTTTCTTTAGCTGAAATACTTT belongs to Gopherus flavomarginatus isolate rGopFla2 chromosome 15, rGopFla2.mat.asm, whole genome shotgun sequence and includes:
- the SNAP29 gene encoding synaptosomal-associated protein 29, coding for MSSYTKNYNPFDDDDDDEDLKPVKWNNGNDIFDDPTERQGREATNKQRYLQQEVLRRAQATEDSTNRSLSLIYESEQIGVATSEELVRQGEALKRTERMVDKMEQDLKISQRHINSIKSVFGGFVNYFKSKPPETKPKQNGAPEYQGNSRLKEAMVFSKEQESKYQESHPNLRKLHNSDYDFSGTNSEFSVQPDVYPKNQHLRAYHQKIDSNLDDMSSGLGRLKNLALGLQTEIDEQDDILDRLTGKVDKLDVNIASTERNIRQL